CAGCGCATCCAAGGCCCTGCCTACGCATTGGCGCTGCGCAAGGACACACCGGCTCCGATCAAGGCAAAGATCTCCGAAGCCGCCAAAGCGGCCATTGAGGCTCCGAGTTTCAAGGCCAAAGCCATGCAGAGTTCGTTCCTGGACGCTCAGTACGAGGACGAAGCAACCGTTGCACGCTCGCTTGCCGCACGCATCAAGGACTATCGCGATGCCGCCACCAACATGGGCATCAAGCCAGAGTAATTACCAACCGGCAGACACGCTGGACCGCCATTCCATGCGAATCGGTGCAGCGGAACCTCACCAACGAACGGACTTCCCAATGGGCGATTTTCTCTTGTATGAACAAAACGATGCACTGGTCACATTGACCATGAACCAGCCGGACAAACGCAATCCACTTACCGGCAACGACGCAGTGGCGGATTTTCATGAAGCGATCGAGCGCATCGAGGCTGACCCCAGCGTGCGATGCGTGATCCTCACGGGCAACGGGCCATCATTTTCTGCAGGCGGCGATATCCAGACCATCGAGGATCAGGCATCACCCGAGATGGCGCAAATGACGATCCGGCACTGGTATCGCAAAGGCATCCAGAGTCTGAGCAATGCGCTCTTCAATCTCGAAGTGCCGATCATCGCCGCAGTCAACGGTCATGCCATGGGCGCCGGACTGGATCTCGCCTGCATGTGCGACATCCGCATTGCATCCGACAAGGCCGTTTTCGCTGAAAGCTTCATCAAACTGGGCATCATCCCCGGCGACGGCGGCGCATGGTTGCTGCCTAGAGTGATCGGCATGGCGCGCGCTGCGGAACTGGCCTTCACTGCCGACGTCATCAATGCCGCCAAGGCACTTGAATGGAATCTGGTGTCCCAGGTAGTTCCACATGATCAATTGATGTCCGCAGCGAACGCGCTGGCCCTGCGCATCACTCAACACCCATCGCATGGCGTGCGGCTCACCAAGCGCTTGATGAAGGAGGCCATCCATGCCCGACTCGATTCCATTCTGGAACTCTCGGCGGCGTTTCAGTGCATTGCCCACAAGACGGCAGACCACCACGAAGCGGTGAAAGCCTTCAAAGAGAAGCGCCCACCGGTCTATTCGTGATCTGAACACAAGGAGCATGAGCATGGAGCCCAAAGCCAACACCCACGCAGCTTCAAGTGACGGTGTCCAGCGAGTCGAGATACACACGCGCCAGATAGAGCTCAAAGGGTATCAGCGATCAGATGGACTCTACGAAGTGGAGGCTCGCATGTCGGATCGAAAGCCGCACGCATTCACGACCCCCTGGAGTGGCCGTACGGTTCTCGCATACGGTGCAACGCATGACATGGGCGTGAGGCTGGTGTTCGATACGGACATGACAGTGCATGACGTCGAAACCTTCACCCACGATGCACCCTATCCGGCATGCTTTGACGGAGGCAAGCCCTTCAAGGCACTGATCGGATTGAGCATGAAGCAGGGTTGGACGCGCGCCGTCAACGAGTGCCTGCCGTCTGCCTCTCGATGCACGCATTTGAAGGAACTGCTCAATCCTCTGGCGACGGTCGCTTTCCAGTCGCTGACCATGCTGCGACTCGGGCAACCTCATCAAGTCGATGACAACGGCCGGCCCTTGAAGATCGACAGTTGCTTTGCCTACGCGTCCCACGGACCGGTAGTCGCGCAACTCTGGCCCGAGCACTCCACCGCAAGCCCGTGATCACTGCGATCCGCCTGCGCCACTAGACCACGTCTCATCCTTCGAACGATTCATCCACACCCTGTGGAGGAATGACTGTTGCCCAAAACAGCCGTACCGATCGTTCGGAGCCATTGGACATCTCACGAATTTGGATATCTATGATGAACAGAAATTTTGCATTCGCTCCGTTGCTCTGCGTGGCAGCCATCGCCCATGCACAAGGCTCATTGACGATCTCGGGGACCATGGACATGGGGCTTCAGCACCTCAACGGAGCGGGAACTTCGAAGTCCAGCCTCTTCAGCGGAGGCAACACCACAAGCAAACTCGTGCTGCGTGGCACCGAGGTCATCAGCCCGGGTCTGCAAACCTTCTTCTGGCTGGAGTCCGGCATGTCGGCTGATGAAGGAAAATTCAATACAGCCAACACAAGAAACCAACCACACGTCACCGCCAGCTCGGGTGGCGGCATGGCATTCGATCGGCGTGCCATTCTTGGTGTCAAAGGCACGTATGGAACCGTTCAGGCCGGTCGGGATTGGTCGCCAACCTACGAAACCTTTTCGGCCAAGTTCGATCCGTTTGCGATCAGCATCGGCATTGGGCTGAACTATTCGGGCAGCAAGAACAGTGACGGAGTCAGAGTCTCCAACAGCATCGCTTATCTCACGCCCAAGATCGCATCGGCTTTTGACCTCAAGGTGCAGCACTGGTTTGGCGAAGGTGCGGGTGATTCTTATGGCACAGGAAGCGGCATGCGCCTTGGGTACGAGAATGCGGGCATGCTGGCAGCGCTCGCCTACGCCAACACGCAGTTGAAGGACGCCAGCGTCATCTACCGAAACGTCGCGGTGAACTATCGCGTAATGAACGATCTGGCGCTCATCTTCAGCGCCAACAACGACAGCTACGGTCAAATCAACTACCGGGGCTGGCTGGGTGGGTTCAACTACCGGCTGGGCTCCGGAGAGATCAAAGCCTCCTACTCGACCATCCGCGTGCGCTCTTCGGAAGAGCCCAGCGGCCGCAAATGGGCCCTGGGATATGTCCACCACCTCTCGCGCCGAACTGCGCTCTACGGCACAGTCGCGCACATCAGCAACCGCAATGGAGGTGCCTTCAACGCCGCAGGTTTTGAAGTGGGCAAGAACCAATCGATGAATGGCGTGGATCTGGGGATACGCCACAACTTCTGAAACCCTGAATGCCGAAAGCTCTCGGTGCAAAGTTTTCGGCATCGCTTCAACAGCCATGTACACCGACTGCAAATCCACATGCCGCCAAACACTTTGAAGGATCAGGCAAACGCCATCCTAAAATGGGTTCCCATGTCAGGAATGCTGGATCCCGTTTCTCTTCAATTGTTCGTCGCCATCTGTGAGCACCGCAGTCTCACCGAGGCTGCGGAACGTGAATGCCTGACGGTCTCGGCGGTGAGCAAACGGCTGACAGCGTTGGAGCAGCAGATCGGCACACCTCTTCTGGAGCGTAGCCGAGGCGTCATACAACTGACCGTCGCGGGGGAGTCACTGCTCCCCGCAGCACGCGCCCTGCTCCAGTCGATGGAGAGGATCCAGGCCAATCTGACGGAA
The window above is part of the Diaphorobacter sp. HDW4B genome. Proteins encoded here:
- a CDS encoding crotonase/enoyl-CoA hydratase family protein, with the translated sequence MGDFLLYEQNDALVTLTMNQPDKRNPLTGNDAVADFHEAIERIEADPSVRCVILTGNGPSFSAGGDIQTIEDQASPEMAQMTIRHWYRKGIQSLSNALFNLEVPIIAAVNGHAMGAGLDLACMCDIRIASDKAVFAESFIKLGIIPGDGGAWLLPRVIGMARAAELAFTADVINAAKALEWNLVSQVVPHDQLMSAANALALRITQHPSHGVRLTKRLMKEAIHARLDSILELSAAFQCIAHKTADHHEAVKAFKEKRPPVYS
- a CDS encoding DUF2889 domain-containing protein codes for the protein MEPKANTHAASSDGVQRVEIHTRQIELKGYQRSDGLYEVEARMSDRKPHAFTTPWSGRTVLAYGATHDMGVRLVFDTDMTVHDVETFTHDAPYPACFDGGKPFKALIGLSMKQGWTRAVNECLPSASRCTHLKELLNPLATVAFQSLTMLRLGQPHQVDDNGRPLKIDSCFAYASHGPVVAQLWPEHSTASP
- a CDS encoding porin, translated to MMNRNFAFAPLLCVAAIAHAQGSLTISGTMDMGLQHLNGAGTSKSSLFSGGNTTSKLVLRGTEVISPGLQTFFWLESGMSADEGKFNTANTRNQPHVTASSGGGMAFDRRAILGVKGTYGTVQAGRDWSPTYETFSAKFDPFAISIGIGLNYSGSKNSDGVRVSNSIAYLTPKIASAFDLKVQHWFGEGAGDSYGTGSGMRLGYENAGMLAALAYANTQLKDASVIYRNVAVNYRVMNDLALIFSANNDSYGQINYRGWLGGFNYRLGSGEIKASYSTIRVRSSEEPSGRKWALGYVHHLSRRTALYGTVAHISNRNGGAFNAAGFEVGKNQSMNGVDLGIRHNF